The genomic DNA CCACCCAGGCGCGACGCCTTCCAGATCGCGAAGCCTGTGTTGGCGACGACGATCAGCAGCGCGACCGCCAGCAGCGCCAGCCAGAAGTTGGTGCCGAACTTGCGCCCCGGGCCGGCGACGTTGTCGATTGCAGTACTCATGGAACATCCCCTGGTGTGTAGCGGTGCGGCGCGGTCAGGCCGCGGCTTGTCTGAACTCCGGCGTGCGGGTCAGCCGTTCGAGGCTGAAGATCCCCCACTCGTGGTCGCCGAGGCGGAACGCGCGATCGACGAAATGCGCGTAACGCCCCTGCGCCAGCGCATCGGCCGGCACTTCGTTGGTCTCGTGGAAGCTGCGCTGGCCGAACAGTTCGTCGATGGTGACGGCGACATCGCCGCCGGCCTGGCGCACCACCAGCATGCGCTGGCTTTCGTGCAGCACGGTGCGCTCGCCCTCGAGGAACTGCTTGAGGTCGACGATCGGCAGCAGGTTTCCGCGCACGTTGGCCACGCCGAGCATCCACCCCTGTGCACCGGGCACCGGGGTGATCTGCGGCAGCGGCAGGATCTCGACGACCTCGTCGAAATTGGAGGCGAGCCGACGCACGCCGACGCGGTATCCGACCCCACGCCACAGCCCGGGCGCATCCAGCCGCTCCGGCAGGCCGGCCTCGTGCGCAAGGCTGCGCCGCTCGTAGTCGATCAGCAGCGCGAAGGCATCCCCGCCTCCCGTGCGCTCCGGGGTGCTCATGCGTCGGCGCCGAGCAGCTCGTTGATCTGGGCGATCAGCGCCCCTTCTTCCGGCGGCTTGACGATGTAGCCCCTGGCGCCCTGGCGCATGCCCCAGGCCTTGTCGGTCTCCATGCCCTTGGTGCTCACGATCAGCACCGGGATGGCGCCGGTGGCGCTGTCGCGCGACAGTGCACGCGTGGCCTGGAAGCCGTTCATGCCGGGCAGCACCACGTCCATCAGCACCAGGTCGGGCAGCTCGCGGCGTGCGACCTCGATGCCTTCCTCGGCGCTCGATGCGGTGAGCACCTCGTGCGCATGACGCTGGAGCAGCTGGGTGAGGACCGCCGTATCGGTCGGCGAATCCTCGATCAACAGAATGCGTGCCATGGTCCCTGTCCCCCCGGTCAGGTGTTGACGTGCTTGCGGATCGCGTCGAGGAGTTCCTCGCGCGTGAACGGCTTGGTGACGTACTGCTCGGAGCCGACGATGCGCCCGCGTGCCTTGTCGAACAGCCCGTCCTTGGACGACAGCATGATCACCGGCGTCTGCCGGAAGACCTGGTTGTTCTTGATCAGCGCGCAGGTCTGATAGCCGTCGAGCCTCGGCATCATGATGTCGACGAAGATGATCTGCGGCTTGTGGTCGGCGATCTTGGCCAGCGCCTCGAACCCGTCCACCGCGGTGACCACCTCGGCCCCCTCGCGCTTGAGCAGCGTTTCGGCGGTCCTGCGGATGGTTTTCGAGTCGTCGATCACCATCACCCGCAAGCCATCGAGGCTTCCGGCGCGTTTCTCGTCCTGCGTCATTCCTGCTTCCCCTTGCGCGGCGCGGGCTCATGCTCCGATTCGCCGCCGCGATCGGCTTTATACCCCAGCCGGGCCGCGCAGTGTCAAGCGCGGTCCGCGCTGTATCGCCGCAACCACCGCGGTGCGCGCGATGCGCCTGCTACCATCGCGGCCCCGACCTCCGTGCCGCCTGCCATGCATTCCGAAGTCGTCGTCGTGATGGATCCGATCGGATCGATCAGGATCGCCAAGGATTCGACCTTTGCGATGCTGCTCGAGGCGCAGCGGCGCGGGTTCCGCCTGTCGTACGTGGTGCCCGGCGGGCTGTCGGTGGCCAACGGCATCGCGCAGGCCAGGCTCGCGCCGCTGACCGTACGCGACGATCCTGCCGACTGGTACGAACTGGGACCGGAATCACATCGTGCGCTGGGCGCGGGCGACCTGGTGCTGATGCGCAAGGACCCGCCGGTGGATGCCGAGTTCGTGCACGACACCCAGATCCTGTCGCTTGCACAGCGTGCCGGTGCACGCGTGGTCAACGACCCGCAGGGCCTGCGCGACATGAACGAGAAGCTCGCCGCGCTGGAGTTCCCGCAGTGCTGCCCGCCGAGCCTGGTGAGCCGCGAGGCGGCCGCGCTCAAGGCATTCGTGCAGGAACATGGCGAGGCGGTGGT from Luteimonas sp. YGD11-2 includes the following:
- a CDS encoding chemotaxis protein CheW, producing MSTPERTGGGDAFALLIDYERRSLAHEAGLPERLDAPGLWRGVGYRVGVRRLASNFDEVVEILPLPQITPVPGAQGWMLGVANVRGNLLPIVDLKQFLEGERTVLHESQRMLVVRQAGGDVAVTIDELFGQRSFHETNEVPADALAQGRYAHFVDRAFRLGDHEWGIFSLERLTRTPEFRQAAA
- a CDS encoding response regulator, whose protein sequence is MARILLIEDSPTDTAVLTQLLQRHAHEVLTASSAEEGIEVARRELPDLVLMDVVLPGMNGFQATRALSRDSATGAIPVLIVSTKGMETDKAWGMRQGARGYIVKPPEEGALIAQINELLGADA
- the pilG gene encoding twitching motility response regulator PilG, which produces MTQDEKRAGSLDGLRVMVIDDSKTIRRTAETLLKREGAEVVTAVDGFEALAKIADHKPQIIFVDIMMPRLDGYQTCALIKNNQVFRQTPVIMLSSKDGLFDKARGRIVGSEQYVTKPFTREELLDAIRKHVNT